A region of Spartobacteria bacterium DNA encodes the following proteins:
- the alr gene encoding alanine racemase translates to MRRSWVEIDLSVLAENIQTLQSALPAKGPELIMVVKADAYGHGMVEVAKKAYELGVTWFAVAYEDSALALRKQLKGGKILVLGVTEPTRVPELLGKNIIPIVADLDHAQALSAAAVRAGRLLPVHVKIDTGMGRLGIQWQDAAEQLEDVFRLKGLDICGMCSHFAKVEPLKPACAQEQAARFMEITTLAEQLCGHRLFKHISSSRAILYRPEWDFDGIRPGIVLYGYGAQDADMRCNTSPLLQWKGQVMQVKSVPANYRVGYYGTFKTFRPTDIGVLACGYADGYLRALSNHGNVLIHGRRCPVIGRVSMNWMAVDLGPESGVRRGDEAVFIGTQDKESIWANELASICRTIPYEILTCIDARIERVYRNE, encoded by the coding sequence ATGAGAAGATCCTGGGTTGAAATTGACCTGAGTGTTCTAGCTGAGAATATTCAGACGTTGCAAAGTGCATTGCCTGCCAAAGGGCCTGAATTAATTATGGTTGTCAAAGCCGATGCCTACGGACATGGTATGGTCGAGGTTGCGAAAAAGGCTTATGAACTGGGCGTTACATGGTTTGCTGTAGCCTATGAGGACTCGGCGTTGGCTTTGCGTAAGCAGCTCAAAGGCGGGAAAATCTTAGTGCTCGGTGTAACTGAGCCTACACGGGTTCCTGAGCTGCTGGGGAAAAATATTATTCCCATTGTGGCCGATTTGGATCATGCACAGGCACTTTCAGCCGCAGCGGTTCGGGCAGGCAGGCTCCTCCCTGTACACGTTAAAATCGATACCGGAATGGGACGGCTTGGGATTCAGTGGCAGGATGCGGCGGAGCAGCTGGAGGACGTGTTTCGTTTGAAGGGACTTGATATCTGTGGCATGTGCAGTCATTTTGCAAAAGTTGAACCGCTGAAACCGGCATGTGCGCAGGAGCAGGCCGCACGGTTTATGGAAATTACAACACTGGCGGAGCAGTTGTGTGGTCATCGGCTTTTCAAACATATCTCCAGCAGTCGTGCGATCTTATATCGTCCGGAATGGGATTTTGACGGAATTCGCCCGGGGATTGTTCTGTATGGATACGGCGCGCAGGATGCGGATATGCGCTGTAATACGTCGCCGCTGCTGCAATGGAAAGGGCAGGTGATGCAGGTGAAAAGTGTGCCCGCCAATTATCGTGTGGGATACTATGGTACTTTTAAAACCTTCCGCCCGACAGATATCGGTGTTCTGGCATGCGGGTATGCCGACGGATATTTGAGGGCACTGAGCAATCACGGAAATGTACTCATTCATGGACGGCGCTGTCCGGTGATAGGACGTGTCAGCATGAACTGGATGGCCGTGGATCTCGGACCGGAAAGCGGTGTCCGCCGTGGTGATGAAGCTGTTTTTATCGGGACGCAGGATAAAGAGTCGATCTGGGCCAATGAACTGGCGTCTATTTGCAGAACGATCCCTTATGAGATTTTAACTTGTATCGATGCCCGTATTGAACGCGTTTATAGGAATGAATAA
- a CDS encoding 2-hydroxyacid dehydrogenase: MQRISFFDTKPYDERFFSKVNESFGFDIRFYQPRLSVDTALMVHDSRIVCAFVNDNLDNDVLRVLYDRGVRMIAMRCAGYNNVDLLAAYGKVTVCRVPAYSPYSVAEHAVALAMSLNRKTHKAYYRTRDNNFNINGLMGFDFHGKTVGVIGTGKIGTLFLQIMKGFGMDALAYDPYPDEERAKDVGFTHVSLDELYARSDILSLHCPLTPENVHMINAESLEKMKESAILINTGRGKLIHTQALVEALKQGQIAAAGLDVYEEEDQYFFEDFSNTIVQDDVLARLLSLPNVLVTSHQAFFTREAMNSIALTTLQNIRSYIDGTDSPNEICSHCKDHPAKCMNRKMTSSDFKEKKGMHSIVQKKI, from the coding sequence ATGCAACGAATCAGCTTTTTCGATACAAAGCCCTATGATGAAAGATTTTTTTCAAAGGTTAACGAATCCTTTGGTTTTGATATTCGCTTTTATCAGCCACGTCTGTCGGTGGATACCGCGCTCATGGTGCATGATTCACGTATTGTTTGCGCGTTTGTAAACGACAACCTCGATAACGATGTGCTTCGGGTGCTTTATGACCGTGGCGTGAGGATGATCGCCATGCGATGTGCCGGTTACAATAATGTAGATTTATTGGCCGCTTATGGGAAAGTGACGGTTTGCCGGGTGCCTGCCTATTCCCCGTATTCGGTAGCGGAACACGCGGTGGCACTGGCCATGTCGCTCAATCGTAAAACTCACAAAGCGTATTATCGAACACGCGACAACAATTTTAATATCAACGGATTGATGGGGTTTGATTTTCACGGGAAAACTGTGGGCGTGATAGGAACGGGTAAGATTGGCACGCTGTTTTTGCAGATCATGAAGGGCTTTGGGATGGATGCCCTGGCCTATGATCCTTATCCCGATGAGGAACGTGCGAAGGATGTCGGATTCACCCATGTTTCACTGGATGAACTGTATGCACGAAGTGATATCCTTTCGCTACATTGTCCTCTGACTCCGGAAAATGTACATATGATCAATGCCGAATCGCTTGAAAAGATGAAAGAATCGGCGATCCTTATCAATACCGGACGCGGAAAACTGATCCACACGCAAGCTTTGGTAGAAGCACTGAAGCAGGGACAGATTGCTGCGGCCGGGCTGGATGTATACGAAGAAGAGGATCAATACTTCTTTGAAGATTTTTCCAATACGATTGTTCAGGATGATGTATTGGCACGGTTGCTGTCCCTCCCCAATGTTCTGGTGACCTCGCACCAGGCTTTTTTTACACGGGAGGCCATGAATTCCATTGCGCTGACGACCTTGCAGAATATACGTAGTTACATTGATGGAACCGATTCGCCCAATGAAATTTGTTCGCACTGCAAGGATCACCCCGCAAAGTGTATGAACCGGAAAATGACGAGCAGTGATTTTAAAGAAAAGAAAGGAATGCACAGCATTGTGCAGAAGAAAATATGA